In a single window of the Anguilla rostrata isolate EN2019 chromosome 4, ASM1855537v3, whole genome shotgun sequence genome:
- the opn7a gene encoding opsin 7, group member a isoform X2, with product MGRLADNTTFHSNIPEAADIVVAIVYSIFGVCSLCGNSVLLYVSYKKKHLLKPAEFFIINLAISDLGMTLSLYPLAIMSSIYHRWLYGKTMCLIYAFCGVLFGICSLTTLTVLSTVCCLKVCYPLYGNRFNPDHGRLMIACTWAYALVFACSPLAHWGEYGPEPYGTACCIDWTSANTQAAARSYTAVLFLFCYVLPCGVILSSYAQILVTVRGSRRAVERHVSAQTHTSGVQTIIVKLSVAVCIGFFAAWSPYALVSMWASFGRIESIPPLAFAVPAVFAKSSTLYNPIVYLLLKPNFRHTVRRDVGTLREACLGRCLRLGGLRTRGHRTPAEAGPGPLKRRSGSSSASAPPGPRCSSCAGERCGDAFQCFRNYPGGCRLDVNAVQLSLPEGASAGPGRHPKARRPVEKKAVRVVVRGKKSSEIDGPEIALETVPTRAKN from the exons TGTGCGGAAACAGCGTGCTGCTGTACGTCTCCTACAAGAAGAAGCACCTTCTGAAACCCGCCGAGTTCTTCATCATCAACCTGGCCATCAGCGACCTGGGCATGACCCTGTCCCTGTATCCTCTGGCAATAATGTCCAGCATATACCACAG GTGGCTGTACGGAAAAACCATGTGCTTGATCTATGCTTTCTGCGGAGTGCTGTTTGGGATTTGTAGTCTGACGACTCTGACTGTACTGAGCACTGTATGCTGTCTGAAAGTCTGTTATCCTTTGTATG GGAACCGGTTCAACCCAGACCACGGCCGGCTGATGATCGCCTGCACCTGGGCGTACGCGCTGGTGTTCGCCTGCTCGCCGCTGGCCCACTGGGGCGAGTACGGCCCCGAGCCGTACGGCACGGCCTGCTGCATCGACTGGACGTCCGCCAACACGCAGGCGGCCGCCCGCTCCTACACCGCGGtgctcttcctcttctgctACGTCCTGCCCTGCGGCGTCATCCTGTCCTCCTACGCCCAGATCCTGGTCACCGTGCGCGGGTCCCGCAGGGCCGTGGAGCGCCACGTCTCCGCCCAGACGCACACGAGCGGCGTCCAGACCATCATCGTCAAG CTCAGCGTGGCCGTGTGCATCGGCTTCTTCGCGGCGTGGAGCCCGTACGCGCTGGTGTCCATGTGGGCCTCCTTCGGCCGCATCGAGAGCATTCCGCCGCTGGCCTTCGCCGTGCCCGCCGTCTTCGCCAAGTCCTCCACCCTCTACAACCCCATCGTCTACCTGCTGCTCAAGCCCAACTTCAGGCACACGGTGCGCAGGGACGTCGGGACCCTGCGGGAGGCGTGTTTGGGCCGCTGCCTGCGCCTCGGCGGGCTGCGGACGCGGGGCCACAGGACCCCCGCGGAGGCGGGCCCCGGGCCCCTGAAGAGGAGGAGCGGGTCCAGCTCGGCGTCGGCGCCCCCGGGGCCCCGGTGCTCCAGCTGCGCCGGCGAGAGGTGCGGCGACGCCTTCCAGTGTTTCAGGAACTACCCCGGAGGCTGCCGGCTGGACGTGAACGCCGTGCAGCTCTCCCTCCCGGAAGGCGCCTCCGCCGGGCCGGGACGGCACCCGAAAGCCCGCCGTCCCGTCGAGAAGAAGGCCGTGAGGGTCGTCGTCCGCGGGAAGAAGAGCTCCGAGATCGACGGCCCGGAGATAGCCCTGGAGACGGTGCCGACGCGTGCAAAAAACTGA
- the opn7a gene encoding opsin 7, group member a isoform X1 encodes MGRLADNTTFHSNIPEAADIVVAIVYSIFGVCSLCGNSVLLYVSYKKKHLLKPAEFFIINLAISDLGMTLSLYPLAIMSSIYHRWLYGKTMCLIYAFCGVLFGICSLTTLTVLSTVCCLKVCYPLYGNRFNPDHGRLMIACTWAYALVFACSPLAHWGEYGPEPYGTACCIDWTSANTQAAARSYTAVLFLFCYVLPCGVILSSYAQILVTVRGSRRAVERHVSAQTHTSGVQTIIVKRGRVHRLLRGVEPVRAGVHVGLLRPHREHSAAGLRRARRLRQVLHPLQPHRLPAAQAQLQAHGAQGRRDPAGGVFGPLPAPRRAADAGPQDPRGGGPRAPEEEERVQLGVGAPGAPVLQLRRREVRRRLPVFQELPRRLPAGRERRAALPPGRRLRRAGTAPESPPSRREEGREGRRPREEELRDRRPGDSPGDGADACKKLNVPDVNVLCALSLFKLLTLQQNEQTKKRLPQYFKCELTLGMLLQSGLVLISAIERMDMCGLHSGQVRQRTCLS; translated from the exons TGTGCGGAAACAGCGTGCTGCTGTACGTCTCCTACAAGAAGAAGCACCTTCTGAAACCCGCCGAGTTCTTCATCATCAACCTGGCCATCAGCGACCTGGGCATGACCCTGTCCCTGTATCCTCTGGCAATAATGTCCAGCATATACCACAG GTGGCTGTACGGAAAAACCATGTGCTTGATCTATGCTTTCTGCGGAGTGCTGTTTGGGATTTGTAGTCTGACGACTCTGACTGTACTGAGCACTGTATGCTGTCTGAAAGTCTGTTATCCTTTGTATG GGAACCGGTTCAACCCAGACCACGGCCGGCTGATGATCGCCTGCACCTGGGCGTACGCGCTGGTGTTCGCCTGCTCGCCGCTGGCCCACTGGGGCGAGTACGGCCCCGAGCCGTACGGCACGGCCTGCTGCATCGACTGGACGTCCGCCAACACGCAGGCGGCCGCCCGCTCCTACACCGCGGtgctcttcctcttctgctACGTCCTGCCCTGCGGCGTCATCCTGTCCTCCTACGCCCAGATCCTGGTCACCGTGCGCGGGTCCCGCAGGGCCGTGGAGCGCCACGTCTCCGCCCAGACGCACACGAGCGGCGTCCAGACCATCATCGTCAAG CGTGGCCGTGTGCATCGGCTTCTTCGCGGCGTGGAGCCCGTACGCGCTGGTGTCCATGTGGGCCTCCTTCGGCCGCATCGAGAGCATTCCGCCGCTGGCCTTCGCCGTGCCCGCCGTCTTCGCCAAGTCCTCCACCCTCTACAACCCCATCGTCTACCTGCTGCTCAAGCCCAACTTCAGGCACACGGTGCGCAGGGACGTCGGGACCCTGCGGGAGGCGTGTTTGGGCCGCTGCCTGCGCCTCGGCGGGCTGCGGACGCGGGGCCACAGGACCCCCGCGGAGGCGGGCCCCGGGCCCCTGAAGAGGAGGAGCGGGTCCAGCTCGGCGTCGGCGCCCCCGGGGCCCCGGTGCTCCAGCTGCGCCGGCGAGAGGTGCGGCGACGCCTTCCAGTGTTTCAGGAACTACCCCGGAGGCTGCCGGCTGGACGTGAACGCCGTGCAGCTCTCCCTCCCGGAAGGCGCCTCCGCCGGGCCGGGACGGCACCCGAAAGCCCGCCGTCCCGTCGAGAAGAAGGCCGTGAGGGTCGTCGTCCGCGGGAAGAAGAGCTCCGAGATCGACGGCCCGGAGATAGCCCTGGAGACGGTGCCGACGCGTGCAAAAAACTGAATGTCCCTGATGTTAACGTGTTATGTGCTTTatctctttttaaattattaactTTACAacaaaacgaacaaacaaaaaaacgtttACCTCAGTACTTCAAATGTGAATTAACCCTGGGTATGTTATTGCAGTCTGGGCTAGTGTTGATCAGTGCCATCGAAAGAATGGATATGTGCGGTTTACACTCAGGACAAGTCAGACAACGCACGTGTctctcttaa
- the opn7a gene encoding opsin 7, group member a isoform X3, giving the protein MCLIYAFCGVLFGICSLTTLTVLSTVCCLKVCYPLYGNRFNPDHGRLMIACTWAYALVFACSPLAHWGEYGPEPYGTACCIDWTSANTQAAARSYTAVLFLFCYVLPCGVILSSYAQILVTVRGSRRAVERHVSAQTHTSGVQTIIVKRGRVHRLLRGVEPVRAGVHVGLLRPHREHSAAGLRRARRLRQVLHPLQPHRLPAAQAQLQAHGAQGRRDPAGGVFGPLPAPRRAADAGPQDPRGGGPRAPEEEERVQLGVGAPGAPVLQLRRREVRRRLPVFQELPRRLPAGRERRAALPPGRRLRRAGTAPESPPSRREEGREGRRPREEELRDRRPGDSPGDGADACKKLNVPDVNVLCALSLFKLLTLQQNEQTKKRLPQYFKCELTLGMLLQSGLVLISAIERMDMCGLHSGQVRQRTCLS; this is encoded by the exons ATGTGCTTGATCTATGCTTTCTGCGGAGTGCTGTTTGGGATTTGTAGTCTGACGACTCTGACTGTACTGAGCACTGTATGCTGTCTGAAAGTCTGTTATCCTTTGTATG GGAACCGGTTCAACCCAGACCACGGCCGGCTGATGATCGCCTGCACCTGGGCGTACGCGCTGGTGTTCGCCTGCTCGCCGCTGGCCCACTGGGGCGAGTACGGCCCCGAGCCGTACGGCACGGCCTGCTGCATCGACTGGACGTCCGCCAACACGCAGGCGGCCGCCCGCTCCTACACCGCGGtgctcttcctcttctgctACGTCCTGCCCTGCGGCGTCATCCTGTCCTCCTACGCCCAGATCCTGGTCACCGTGCGCGGGTCCCGCAGGGCCGTGGAGCGCCACGTCTCCGCCCAGACGCACACGAGCGGCGTCCAGACCATCATCGTCAAG CGTGGCCGTGTGCATCGGCTTCTTCGCGGCGTGGAGCCCGTACGCGCTGGTGTCCATGTGGGCCTCCTTCGGCCGCATCGAGAGCATTCCGCCGCTGGCCTTCGCCGTGCCCGCCGTCTTCGCCAAGTCCTCCACCCTCTACAACCCCATCGTCTACCTGCTGCTCAAGCCCAACTTCAGGCACACGGTGCGCAGGGACGTCGGGACCCTGCGGGAGGCGTGTTTGGGCCGCTGCCTGCGCCTCGGCGGGCTGCGGACGCGGGGCCACAGGACCCCCGCGGAGGCGGGCCCCGGGCCCCTGAAGAGGAGGAGCGGGTCCAGCTCGGCGTCGGCGCCCCCGGGGCCCCGGTGCTCCAGCTGCGCCGGCGAGAGGTGCGGCGACGCCTTCCAGTGTTTCAGGAACTACCCCGGAGGCTGCCGGCTGGACGTGAACGCCGTGCAGCTCTCCCTCCCGGAAGGCGCCTCCGCCGGGCCGGGACGGCACCCGAAAGCCCGCCGTCCCGTCGAGAAGAAGGCCGTGAGGGTCGTCGTCCGCGGGAAGAAGAGCTCCGAGATCGACGGCCCGGAGATAGCCCTGGAGACGGTGCCGACGCGTGCAAAAAACTGAATGTCCCTGATGTTAACGTGTTATGTGCTTTatctctttttaaattattaactTTACAacaaaacgaacaaacaaaaaaacgtttACCTCAGTACTTCAAATGTGAATTAACCCTGGGTATGTTATTGCAGTCTGGGCTAGTGTTGATCAGTGCCATCGAAAGAATGGATATGTGCGGTTTACACTCAGGACAAGTCAGACAACGCACGTGTctctcttaa